Proteins encoded together in one Impatiens glandulifera chromosome 1, dImpGla2.1, whole genome shotgun sequence window:
- the LOC124941337 gene encoding protein enabled homolog, with amino-acid sequence MGSGVTPTSFRADARGGSSTPHSDTQHFREENGVLLEEMQRMREEREAEKLQSRREREEALLERQMEREEAQKQRQMEREELQRQREMEREEARRERQQSFVERDRMRDEMLEMRETMNFLLSMIPGARPPRPPAPPTRDDAPSTSDDAPRT; translated from the coding sequence ATGGGCTCAGGTGTCACACCTACATCTTTTAGAGCAGATGCTCGTGGGGGTTCTAGCACACCGCACAGTGACACGCAGCATTTCCGTGAAGAAAACGGAGTTTTACTTGAGGAGATGCAGAGgatgcgagaggagcgtgaagcgGAGAAActtcagtcacggagagagcgcGAAGAAGCATTACTCGAGCGTCAGatggagcgtgaggaagcacaaaAGCAACGTCAAATGGAGCGCGAAGAATTACAAAGGCAGCGTGAAATGGAACGTGAAGAAGCTCGAAGGGAGAGACAACAATCATTTGTAGAGCGTGATagaatgcgggatgagatgcttgagatGAGGGAGACAatgaacttcttattatccaTGATTCCCGGTGCTCGCCCTCCACGtccacctgcccctcccactAGAGATGATGCCCCTTCGACTAGTGATGATGCCCCTCGCACTTGA
- the LOC124939683 gene encoding tetraspanin-8-like, giving the protein MVRLSNCIAALINVVIILIAVVLIGTSMVFYKGHGSATECERFLQKPLLAIGIFLFVLSILGLGGATCRFQWMLWIHLFVMFLLIIVLTAFTVFVIVVTNSGVGRAVSGRGFKEYRLGDYNDWLQKNVINDDNWIQIRSCLIDTRACRHLQVPVSGQTLQQFININLTPVESGCCKPPIYCELDFKNATFWTMPKTGPAVPDEDCVTWNNDPKKLCFDCKSCKAGVLSGIKKEWKIIAIINSCFIGFVIIFYSIGCCALRANRVGRYHKYRP; this is encoded by the exons ATGGTTAGATTAAGCAATTGCATCGCAGCATTGATCAATGTCGTTATCATTTTGATCGCAGTGGTGTTAATCGGCACATCAATGGTATTCTACAAGGGACACGGTTCAGCGACGGAATGCGAGAGATTTCTTCAGAAACCGCTCCTTGCGATCGGAATATTCCTTTTCGTACTCTCAATCCTCGGATTAGGAGGCGCGACCTGCCGATTTCAGTGGATGCTTTGGATCCATTTGTTCGTGATGTTTTTGCTTATTATTGTCCTTACGGCGTTTACTGTTTTCGTTATCGTTGTTACGAATAGCGGAGTTGGGAGAGCGGTTTCTGGTAGAGGGTTCAAGGAATATCGTCTTGGTGATTATAATGATTGGCTTcagaaaaatgttattaatgatGACAATTGGATTCAGATTAGGAGTTGTTTGATTGATACTCGTGCTTGTCGTCATCTTCAAGTCCCTGTTTCAGGCCAGACTCTTCAACAATTCATCAATATTAATCTTACACCAGTTGAG TCTGGATGTTGCAAACCTCCAATATACTGCGAGTTAGATTTCAAGAATGCAACATTCTGGACAATGCCGAAAACAGGACCAGCAGTGCCAGACGAGGATTGCGTTACGTGGAACAATGACCCAAAGAAGTTGTGTTTTGACTGCAAATCATGCAAAGCAGGGGTCCTTTCAGGAATCAAGAAAGAGTGGAAGATAATTGCCATAATCAACTCTTGCTTCATTGGATTTGTCATCATCTTCTACTCGATTGGTTGTTGTGCTCTCAGGGCTAATCGTGTTGGTCGCTACCACAAGTATAGACCTTGA